From Zalophus californianus isolate mZalCal1 chromosome 16, mZalCal1.pri.v2, whole genome shotgun sequence, one genomic window encodes:
- the MPP2 gene encoding MAGUK p55 subfamily member 2 isoform X2, with the protein MPVAATNSESAMQQVLDNLGSLPNATGAAELDLIFLRGIMESPIVRSLAKAHERLEETKLEAVRDNNLELVQEILRDLAQLAEQSSTAAELARILQEPHFQSLLETHDSVASKTYETPPPSPGLDPTFSNQPVPPDAVRMVGIRKTAGEHLGVTFRVEGGELVIARILHGGMVAQQGLLHVGDIIKEVNGQPVGSDPRALQELLRSASGSVILKILPSYQEPHLPRQVFVKCHFDYDPARDSLIPCKEAGLRFNAGDLLQIVNQDDANWWQACHVEGGSAGLIPSQLLEEKRKAFVKRDLELTPTSGTLCGSLSGKKKKRMMYLTTKNAEFDRHELLIYEEVARMPPFRRKTLVLIGAQGVGRRSLKNKLIMWDPDRYGTTVPYTSRRPKDSEREGQGYSFVSRGEMEADIRAGRYLEHGEYEGNLYGTRVDSIRGVVAAGKVCVLDVNPQAVKVLRTAEFVPYVVFIEAPDFETLRAMNRAALESGVSTKQLTEADLRRTVEESSRIQRGYGHYFDLSLVNTNLERTFRELQAAMEKLRTEPQWVPVSWVY; encoded by the exons ATGCCAGTTGCTGCCACCAACTCTGAGTCTG ccaTGCAGCAAGTCCTGGACAACCTCGGATCGCTCCCCAATGCCACGGGGGCTGCAGAACTGGACCTGATCTTCCTTAGAGGCATTATGGAAAGTCCCATAGTGAGATCCCTGGCCAAG GCCCATGAGCGGCTGGAGGAGACCAAGCTGGAGGCTGTGCGGGACAACAACCTGGAGCTGGTGCAGGAGATCCTCCGGGACCTGGCCCAGCTGGCGGAGCAGAGCAGCACCGCCGCAGAGCTGGCCCGCATCCTCCAGGAGCCCCATTTCCAG TCCCTCCTGGAGACACACGACTCTGTGGCCTCAAAGACCTATGAGacaccaccccccagccctggcctggacCCCACCTTCAGCAACCAGCCGGTGCCTCCCGACGCAGTGCGCATGGTGGGCATCCGCAAGACTGCTGGAGAGCATCTG GGCGTGACGTTCCGTGTGGAGGGCGGTGAACTGGTGATCGCGCGCATTCTGCACGGGGGCATGGTGGCTCAGCAAGGCCTGCTGCATGTGGGCGACATCATCAAGGAGGTGAACGGGCAGCCGGTGGGCAGTGACCCCCGCGCGCTGCAGGAGCTCCTGCGCAGTGCCAGCGGCAGCGTCATCCTCAAGATCCTACCCAGCTACCAGGAGCCCCACCTGCCCCGCCAG GTATTTGTGAAATGCCACTTTGACTATGACCCTGCAAGAGACAGCCTCATCCCCTGCAAGGAAGCGGGCCTGCGCTTCAATGCGGGGGACTTACTGCAGATTGTAAACCAGGACGACGCTAACTGGTGGCAG GCATGCCATGTGGAAGGGGGCAGCGCTGGGCTCATCCCCAGCCAGCTGCTGGAGGAGAAGCGGAAAGCCTTTGTCAAACGGGATCTGGAGCTGACACCCACCTCAG GGACCCTGTGTGGCAgtctttcaggaaagaaaaagaagcgaATGATGTACTTGACTACCAAGAATGCAG AGTTTGACCGCCATGAGCTGCTCATTTATGAGGAGGTGGCCCGCATGCCTCCCTTCCGCCGGAAAACCCTGGTGCTGATCGGAGCCCAGGGTGTGGGCCGGCGCAGCCTGAAGAACAAGCTCATCATGTGGGATCCAGATCGATACGGCACCACAGTGCCCT ACACGTCCCGGCGGCCCAAGGACTCGGAGCGGGAAGGCCAGGGCTACAGCTTTGTGTCCCGCGGGGAGATGGAGGCCGACATCCGCGCGGGGCGCTACCTGGAACATGGCGAATACGAGGGCAACCTGTATGGCACACGTGTCGACTCCATCCGGGGTGTGGTCGCCGCCGGCAAGGTGTGCGTGCTGGATGTCAACCCCCAG gcAGTGAAAGTACTGAGGACAGCTGAGTTTGTCCCTTATGTGGTGTTCATCGAGGCCCCTGACTTTGAGACCCTGCGGGCCATGAACCGGGCTGCCCTGGAGAGTGGGGTGTCCACCAAGCAGCTCACG GAGGCTGACCTGAGGAGGACCGTGGAGGAGAGCAGCCGCATCCAGAGGGGCTACGGGCACTACTTCGACCTCAGCCTGGTCAACACCAACCTGGAGAGGACCTTTCGTGAGCTCCAGGCTGCCATGGAGAAGCTGCGGACGGAGCCCCAGTGGGTGCCTGTCAGCTGGGTGTACTGA
- the MPP2 gene encoding MAGUK p55 subfamily member 2 isoform X1, which produces MPVAATNSESAMQQVLDNLGSLPNATGAAELDLIFLRGIMESPIVRSLAKSTLSWSPGSVKQQAHERLEETKLEAVRDNNLELVQEILRDLAQLAEQSSTAAELARILQEPHFQSLLETHDSVASKTYETPPPSPGLDPTFSNQPVPPDAVRMVGIRKTAGEHLGVTFRVEGGELVIARILHGGMVAQQGLLHVGDIIKEVNGQPVGSDPRALQELLRSASGSVILKILPSYQEPHLPRQVFVKCHFDYDPARDSLIPCKEAGLRFNAGDLLQIVNQDDANWWQACHVEGGSAGLIPSQLLEEKRKAFVKRDLELTPTSGTLCGSLSGKKKKRMMYLTTKNAEFDRHELLIYEEVARMPPFRRKTLVLIGAQGVGRRSLKNKLIMWDPDRYGTTVPYTSRRPKDSEREGQGYSFVSRGEMEADIRAGRYLEHGEYEGNLYGTRVDSIRGVVAAGKVCVLDVNPQAVKVLRTAEFVPYVVFIEAPDFETLRAMNRAALESGVSTKQLTEADLRRTVEESSRIQRGYGHYFDLSLVNTNLERTFRELQAAMEKLRTEPQWVPVSWVY; this is translated from the exons ATGCCAGTTGCTGCCACCAACTCTGAGTCTG ccaTGCAGCAAGTCCTGGACAACCTCGGATCGCTCCCCAATGCCACGGGGGCTGCAGAACTGGACCTGATCTTCCTTAGAGGCATTATGGAAAGTCCCATAGTGAGATCCCTGGCCAAG AGCACCTTGTCATGGAGCCCAGGGTCAGTGAAGCAACAA GCCCATGAGCGGCTGGAGGAGACCAAGCTGGAGGCTGTGCGGGACAACAACCTGGAGCTGGTGCAGGAGATCCTCCGGGACCTGGCCCAGCTGGCGGAGCAGAGCAGCACCGCCGCAGAGCTGGCCCGCATCCTCCAGGAGCCCCATTTCCAG TCCCTCCTGGAGACACACGACTCTGTGGCCTCAAAGACCTATGAGacaccaccccccagccctggcctggacCCCACCTTCAGCAACCAGCCGGTGCCTCCCGACGCAGTGCGCATGGTGGGCATCCGCAAGACTGCTGGAGAGCATCTG GGCGTGACGTTCCGTGTGGAGGGCGGTGAACTGGTGATCGCGCGCATTCTGCACGGGGGCATGGTGGCTCAGCAAGGCCTGCTGCATGTGGGCGACATCATCAAGGAGGTGAACGGGCAGCCGGTGGGCAGTGACCCCCGCGCGCTGCAGGAGCTCCTGCGCAGTGCCAGCGGCAGCGTCATCCTCAAGATCCTACCCAGCTACCAGGAGCCCCACCTGCCCCGCCAG GTATTTGTGAAATGCCACTTTGACTATGACCCTGCAAGAGACAGCCTCATCCCCTGCAAGGAAGCGGGCCTGCGCTTCAATGCGGGGGACTTACTGCAGATTGTAAACCAGGACGACGCTAACTGGTGGCAG GCATGCCATGTGGAAGGGGGCAGCGCTGGGCTCATCCCCAGCCAGCTGCTGGAGGAGAAGCGGAAAGCCTTTGTCAAACGGGATCTGGAGCTGACACCCACCTCAG GGACCCTGTGTGGCAgtctttcaggaaagaaaaagaagcgaATGATGTACTTGACTACCAAGAATGCAG AGTTTGACCGCCATGAGCTGCTCATTTATGAGGAGGTGGCCCGCATGCCTCCCTTCCGCCGGAAAACCCTGGTGCTGATCGGAGCCCAGGGTGTGGGCCGGCGCAGCCTGAAGAACAAGCTCATCATGTGGGATCCAGATCGATACGGCACCACAGTGCCCT ACACGTCCCGGCGGCCCAAGGACTCGGAGCGGGAAGGCCAGGGCTACAGCTTTGTGTCCCGCGGGGAGATGGAGGCCGACATCCGCGCGGGGCGCTACCTGGAACATGGCGAATACGAGGGCAACCTGTATGGCACACGTGTCGACTCCATCCGGGGTGTGGTCGCCGCCGGCAAGGTGTGCGTGCTGGATGTCAACCCCCAG gcAGTGAAAGTACTGAGGACAGCTGAGTTTGTCCCTTATGTGGTGTTCATCGAGGCCCCTGACTTTGAGACCCTGCGGGCCATGAACCGGGCTGCCCTGGAGAGTGGGGTGTCCACCAAGCAGCTCACG GAGGCTGACCTGAGGAGGACCGTGGAGGAGAGCAGCCGCATCCAGAGGGGCTACGGGCACTACTTCGACCTCAGCCTGGTCAACACCAACCTGGAGAGGACCTTTCGTGAGCTCCAGGCTGCCATGGAGAAGCTGCGGACGGAGCCCCAGTGGGTGCCTGTCAGCTGGGTGTACTGA
- the MPP2 gene encoding MAGUK p55 subfamily member 2 isoform X3 — protein MAGSPGSGASLEGVSLGSSEEADLRREAMQQVLDNLGSLPNATGAAELDLIFLRGIMESPIVRSLAKAHERLEETKLEAVRDNNLELVQEILRDLAQLAEQSSTAAELARILQEPHFQSLLETHDSVASKTYETPPPSPGLDPTFSNQPVPPDAVRMVGIRKTAGEHLGVTFRVEGGELVIARILHGGMVAQQGLLHVGDIIKEVNGQPVGSDPRALQELLRSASGSVILKILPSYQEPHLPRQVFVKCHFDYDPARDSLIPCKEAGLRFNAGDLLQIVNQDDANWWQACHVEGGSAGLIPSQLLEEKRKAFVKRDLELTPTSGTLCGSLSGKKKKRMMYLTTKNAEFDRHELLIYEEVARMPPFRRKTLVLIGAQGVGRRSLKNKLIMWDPDRYGTTVPYTSRRPKDSEREGQGYSFVSRGEMEADIRAGRYLEHGEYEGNLYGTRVDSIRGVVAAGKVCVLDVNPQAVKVLRTAEFVPYVVFIEAPDFETLRAMNRAALESGVSTKQLTEADLRRTVEESSRIQRGYGHYFDLSLVNTNLERTFRELQAAMEKLRTEPQWVPVSWVY, from the exons ATGGCGGGCAGCCCAGGCAGCGGGGCCTCCTTGGAGGGTGTATCCCTGGGCTCTTCTGAGGAAGCTGATCTCCGGAGGGAAG ccaTGCAGCAAGTCCTGGACAACCTCGGATCGCTCCCCAATGCCACGGGGGCTGCAGAACTGGACCTGATCTTCCTTAGAGGCATTATGGAAAGTCCCATAGTGAGATCCCTGGCCAAG GCCCATGAGCGGCTGGAGGAGACCAAGCTGGAGGCTGTGCGGGACAACAACCTGGAGCTGGTGCAGGAGATCCTCCGGGACCTGGCCCAGCTGGCGGAGCAGAGCAGCACCGCCGCAGAGCTGGCCCGCATCCTCCAGGAGCCCCATTTCCAG TCCCTCCTGGAGACACACGACTCTGTGGCCTCAAAGACCTATGAGacaccaccccccagccctggcctggacCCCACCTTCAGCAACCAGCCGGTGCCTCCCGACGCAGTGCGCATGGTGGGCATCCGCAAGACTGCTGGAGAGCATCTG GGCGTGACGTTCCGTGTGGAGGGCGGTGAACTGGTGATCGCGCGCATTCTGCACGGGGGCATGGTGGCTCAGCAAGGCCTGCTGCATGTGGGCGACATCATCAAGGAGGTGAACGGGCAGCCGGTGGGCAGTGACCCCCGCGCGCTGCAGGAGCTCCTGCGCAGTGCCAGCGGCAGCGTCATCCTCAAGATCCTACCCAGCTACCAGGAGCCCCACCTGCCCCGCCAG GTATTTGTGAAATGCCACTTTGACTATGACCCTGCAAGAGACAGCCTCATCCCCTGCAAGGAAGCGGGCCTGCGCTTCAATGCGGGGGACTTACTGCAGATTGTAAACCAGGACGACGCTAACTGGTGGCAG GCATGCCATGTGGAAGGGGGCAGCGCTGGGCTCATCCCCAGCCAGCTGCTGGAGGAGAAGCGGAAAGCCTTTGTCAAACGGGATCTGGAGCTGACACCCACCTCAG GGACCCTGTGTGGCAgtctttcaggaaagaaaaagaagcgaATGATGTACTTGACTACCAAGAATGCAG AGTTTGACCGCCATGAGCTGCTCATTTATGAGGAGGTGGCCCGCATGCCTCCCTTCCGCCGGAAAACCCTGGTGCTGATCGGAGCCCAGGGTGTGGGCCGGCGCAGCCTGAAGAACAAGCTCATCATGTGGGATCCAGATCGATACGGCACCACAGTGCCCT ACACGTCCCGGCGGCCCAAGGACTCGGAGCGGGAAGGCCAGGGCTACAGCTTTGTGTCCCGCGGGGAGATGGAGGCCGACATCCGCGCGGGGCGCTACCTGGAACATGGCGAATACGAGGGCAACCTGTATGGCACACGTGTCGACTCCATCCGGGGTGTGGTCGCCGCCGGCAAGGTGTGCGTGCTGGATGTCAACCCCCAG gcAGTGAAAGTACTGAGGACAGCTGAGTTTGTCCCTTATGTGGTGTTCATCGAGGCCCCTGACTTTGAGACCCTGCGGGCCATGAACCGGGCTGCCCTGGAGAGTGGGGTGTCCACCAAGCAGCTCACG GAGGCTGACCTGAGGAGGACCGTGGAGGAGAGCAGCCGCATCCAGAGGGGCTACGGGCACTACTTCGACCTCAGCCTGGTCAACACCAACCTGGAGAGGACCTTTCGTGAGCTCCAGGCTGCCATGGAGAAGCTGCGGACGGAGCCCCAGTGGGTGCCTGTCAGCTGGGTGTACTGA